A genomic segment from Thermoanaerobacterales bacterium encodes:
- a CDS encoding ATP-binding protein, translating into MKVRGFSPGRTLFARLLLSFLAVILVTIVAISAATSQLFANYYYSAKERELARKGQEMARLIESYGTGSGSTLSPTLLASLASFADAQVLVVDREGVAWGASPGMIGMMRHGYGGGPRPAFRLDAAETERLQRGEVLTGRGYDPRLERTVISAAVPFQGPDGQVAGALLLFAPVADLAATVTTVRRISLYAAGFSVVLAILLGYLLSRSLSRPLQEMGMASLAMAAGDYSQRVTVSGPAEVEQLATSMNHLAANLDQTVGALAREKKKLAGILAHMTEGVIAVDRVNRVILSNESACSILRLTGTDDAGLLAAAPDLADLLAGVLAEGRPHSAELEPGRGEGIIRATAAPFLDEQGRVEGAVAVIRDVTEQRRVEAMRREFVANVSHELRTPLTSLQGVLEAIQDGMLEDPGERERYVALAHRETLRLRRLIDDLLDLSRLQHGKASWEINAIDLADLSHRVAVQLRPYADKRQVGIDVEAPADLPPALGNEDRTAQVLTNLLENAIRFSPPGGRVTVTVADQEDRLLVQVADQGPGIPAEDLPHIWERFYRVEKSRARDFGGTGLGLAIARQIVEAQGGEVNVKSKPGEGSVFSFTIPAASGEEA; encoded by the coding sequence ATGAAGGTCCGCGGCTTCAGCCCCGGCCGGACGCTGTTTGCGCGGTTGCTGTTATCCTTCCTGGCCGTGATCCTGGTCACCATCGTCGCCATCAGCGCGGCGACGTCGCAGCTTTTCGCCAACTACTATTACTCCGCCAAAGAACGCGAACTGGCCCGTAAAGGGCAGGAAATGGCCCGTCTCATTGAGAGTTACGGGACCGGTTCCGGGAGCACGCTGTCCCCGACCCTGCTGGCGAGCCTCGCTTCCTTTGCCGACGCCCAGGTCCTGGTGGTCGACCGCGAAGGCGTGGCCTGGGGCGCAAGCCCGGGCATGATAGGCATGATGCGCCATGGATACGGCGGCGGGCCCCGCCCCGCATTCCGGCTGGACGCGGCGGAGACCGAGCGCCTGCAGCGCGGAGAGGTCTTGACCGGAAGGGGCTACGACCCGCGCCTGGAACGGACCGTAATCTCGGCCGCCGTCCCCTTCCAGGGACCGGACGGCCAGGTGGCCGGGGCGCTGCTCCTCTTTGCCCCCGTGGCCGACCTGGCGGCCACGGTCACCACCGTCCGCCGTATCAGCCTGTACGCCGCAGGGTTCTCGGTGGTGCTGGCCATCCTCCTTGGTTACCTGCTCTCCCGCTCCCTTTCGCGTCCCCTCCAGGAGATGGGGATGGCTTCCCTGGCCATGGCGGCGGGGGACTACAGCCAGCGGGTGACCGTTTCCGGACCGGCCGAGGTTGAACAGCTGGCGACGAGCATGAACCACCTGGCCGCCAACCTGGACCAGACGGTGGGCGCTCTGGCCCGGGAAAAGAAGAAGCTGGCCGGGATCCTGGCCCATATGACCGAAGGGGTGATCGCCGTCGACCGGGTGAACCGGGTCATCCTTTCCAATGAAAGCGCCTGCAGCATTCTCCGGTTAACCGGGACGGACGACGCCGGGCTCCTGGCGGCCGCCCCGGACCTGGCCGATCTCCTGGCCGGGGTCCTGGCCGAAGGCCGCCCTCACTCGGCCGAACTGGAGCCCGGCCGGGGAGAGGGGATTATCCGGGCCACGGCGGCACCATTCCTCGACGAGCAGGGCCGGGTCGAGGGCGCCGTGGCCGTCATCCGGGACGTCACAGAGCAACGGCGCGTGGAGGCCATGCGCCGGGAGTTCGTCGCCAACGTCTCGCATGAGTTGCGCACGCCCTTGACCTCCCTGCAGGGGGTACTGGAGGCCATCCAGGACGGCATGCTGGAGGACCCGGGGGAGCGGGAACGGTACGTGGCCCTGGCCCACCGGGAGACTCTCCGCCTCCGGCGGCTGATCGACGACCTCCTGGATCTCTCCCGGCTGCAGCACGGAAAGGCGTCATGGGAAATCAACGCCATCGACCTGGCCGACCTGTCCCACCGGGTGGCCGTCCAGTTGCGGCCTTACGCCGACAAACGCCAGGTCGGCATAGACGTGGAGGCCCCGGCGGACCTGCCCCCGGCCCTGGGCAACGAGGACCGAACGGCGCAGGTGCTGACCAACCTCCTTGAAAACGCAATCCGCTTTTCCCCTCCCGGAGGACGGGTCACGGTCACGGTAGCGGATCAAGAGGACCGCCTGTTGGTGCAGGTGGCTGACCAGGGTCCGGGCATCCCGGCCGAGGACCTGCCTCACATCTGGGAGCGCTTTTACCGTGTGGAGAAGTCGCGGGCCCGGGATTTCGGGGGCACCGGCCTGGGGCTGGCCATCGCCCGGCAGATCGTGGAGGCCCAGGGTGGAGAGGTCAATGTGAAATCAAAACCGGGAGAGGGGTCGGTCTTCTCCTTCACCATCCCCGCCGCCTCGGGGGAAGAGGCCTAA
- a CDS encoding response regulator transcription factor, with protein MTQQTILVVDDEEPVQELARMYLAREGFRVVSAYDGEDALQRVHEHAPDLVVLDIMLPKLDGWTVCRTLRKELPVPIIMLSAKGEEYDRVLGLELGADDYITKPFSPRELVARVKAVLRRAKGDQGGEHVLTYGPLTIDYQARRVDLDGQEITLAPKEFDLLWTLAGHPGRVFSRDQLLSQVWGYDYFGDPRTVDTHVKRLREKLRGGGANYIKTVWGLGYRFEVPS; from the coding sequence ATGACGCAGCAGACCATCCTGGTCGTGGACGACGAGGAACCGGTCCAGGAGTTGGCACGGATGTACCTGGCACGGGAAGGCTTCCGCGTGGTAAGCGCCTATGACGGCGAGGATGCCTTACAACGGGTGCATGAACACGCGCCGGACCTGGTCGTCCTGGACATCATGCTCCCGAAACTCGACGGCTGGACCGTCTGCCGCACTTTGCGCAAGGAACTCCCGGTCCCGATCATCATGCTTTCCGCCAAGGGCGAGGAGTACGATCGCGTCCTGGGCCTGGAACTGGGAGCGGACGACTACATCACCAAACCCTTTTCCCCGCGGGAACTGGTGGCCCGCGTAAAGGCCGTGCTGCGCCGGGCGAAGGGCGACCAGGGCGGGGAGCACGTTCTGACTTACGGGCCGTTGACTATTGATTACCAGGCGCGGCGGGTTGACCTGGACGGGCAGGAGATCACCCTGGCCCCCAAGGAGTTCGACCTCCTCTGGACCCTGGCCGGCCACCCCGGGCGGGTTTTCTCCCGTGACCAGCTTCTGTCGCAGGTATGGGGTTACGACTACTTCGGCGACCCGCGGACGGTGGACACCCACGTCAAGCGTTTGCGGGAGAAGCTCCGCGGCGGAGGAGCGAATTACATCAAAACCGTCTGGGGCCTGGGCTACCGCTTTGAGGTGCCGTCATGA
- a CDS encoding DUF5698 domain-containing protein encodes MGEILLGYLLIFGARVADVSLDVIRILLLTRGRRLWASLVGFTEVGIFIMVLNFVLRDGLTDPGKIIAYAAGFATGNYLGSLIEERLAMGYLSIQVFPSAGIASTVIQCLRDAGFGVTVVTGEGRSGPRPVLFVFIKRRDLPRALDILESCEPDIFFNVSDARSIHGGVFPQKMAR; translated from the coding sequence ATGGGCGAGATCCTGCTGGGCTACCTTCTGATTTTCGGGGCACGGGTGGCCGACGTGTCTCTGGACGTTATCCGGATCCTGTTGCTGACCCGGGGGCGGCGGCTATGGGCCAGCCTCGTCGGATTCACCGAGGTGGGCATCTTTATTATGGTCCTGAATTTTGTCCTCAGGGACGGACTGACCGATCCCGGCAAGATCATCGCCTATGCCGCGGGGTTTGCCACGGGGAACTATTTGGGCAGCCTGATCGAGGAGCGGCTGGCCATGGGTTACCTTTCCATCCAGGTTTTCCCGTCGGCCGGTATCGCGTCCACGGTCATCCAGTGCCTGCGGGACGCGGGCTTCGGGGTTACCGTCGTTACCGGCGAGGGGCGGAGCGGCCCGCGCCCGGTGCTGTTTGTCTTCATCAAGCGCCGGGACCTGCCCCGCGCGCTCGACATCCTGGAAAGCTGCGAACCGGACATTTTCTTTAACGTTTCGGATGCCCGCAGCATCCACGGCGGAGTCTTCCCGCAGAAGATGGCACGGTGA
- a CDS encoding FadR/GntR family transcriptional regulator — MPEFKPIRRRKTYEEIIEQIKHMIAMGTLNPGDRLISEREMANRLEVGRAAVREAFRALEAMGIIEVRQGEGAFVRKCDLGSLIETIGLVLMTERDMIRELLELRKVLEVASAGLAALRHGQQDLDQMEQALVQMERDIVSGDLGEDADWRFHYAVAVATQNPLLVRLMNTIAGTMRQMLYAARRQFYLTPGTPQRLLREHRALFEEIRQGNMEQARQAMYDHLDKVEKAIIKLNWKSGKRCLLTGG; from the coding sequence GTGCCGGAATTCAAGCCGATTCGCCGTCGCAAGACTTACGAAGAGATCATCGAACAGATCAAGCACATGATCGCCATGGGGACACTGAACCCGGGAGACCGCCTGATCTCCGAGCGGGAGATGGCCAACAGGCTGGAGGTCGGCCGGGCCGCCGTGCGAGAGGCCTTTCGCGCCCTGGAGGCGATGGGTATTATCGAGGTGCGGCAGGGGGAGGGGGCCTTCGTCCGAAAGTGCGACCTGGGGTCCCTGATCGAGACGATCGGCCTGGTGCTGATGACCGAGCGCGACATGATCCGTGAACTGCTGGAACTGCGCAAGGTACTCGAGGTGGCCTCGGCCGGGCTGGCCGCCCTGCGGCACGGGCAGCAGGACCTGGACCAAATGGAACAGGCCCTGGTCCAGATGGAGCGGGACATCGTCAGCGGTGACCTGGGCGAGGATGCCGACTGGCGCTTCCATTACGCCGTCGCCGTGGCGACGCAGAACCCGCTCCTGGTGCGGCTGATGAACACCATCGCCGGAACGATGCGCCAGATGCTGTACGCGGCGCGCCGGCAGTTCTACCTGACGCCGGGTACCCCGCAGCGCCTGTTGCGCGAGCACCGGGCGCTTTTCGAGGAGATCCGCCAGGGGAACATGGAACAGGCACGCCAAGCGATGTACGACCACCTGGACAAGGTCGAAAAGGCCATCATTAAGTTAAATTGGAAAAGCGGAAAACGATGCTTGCTCACGGGCGGCTGA
- a CDS encoding Spy/CpxP family protein refolding chaperone, with amino-acid sequence MKRIFTAALISIMVLAIGGMAWAAAGTPATQNPGNWVNMVQSLGLTDEQAQKMRDLQAQFHQKMQAQRNKLQDIMFELRQMQFERDPDMNKVQQRLQEANTLRTQMREQAAQYREQMQSILTPEQQQKWKQLGPGARGYGMMRGQGRGMMGGGPGPYCPNGAAL; translated from the coding sequence TTGAAGAGGATCTTTACCGCGGCGCTGATCTCCATAATGGTGCTCGCCATCGGCGGCATGGCCTGGGCCGCGGCCGGCACGCCTGCCACTCAGAATCCGGGGAACTGGGTGAACATGGTTCAGTCTCTCGGGCTCACCGATGAGCAGGCACAGAAGATGCGTGACCTGCAGGCCCAGTTCCACCAGAAGATGCAGGCCCAGCGCAACAAGTTGCAGGATATAATGTTCGAACTCCGGCAAATGCAATTTGAGCGTGATCCCGACATGAACAAGGTCCAGCAGAGACTCCAGGAGGCGAACACCCTGCGCACCCAGATGCGCGAGCAGGCCGCTCAATATCGGGAGCAGATGCAGTCGATTCTTACGCCCGAACAGCAGCAGAAGTGGAAGCAGCTCGGCCCCGGCGCCCGGGGTTACGGGATGATGCGCGGCCAGGGCCGCGGCATGATGGGCGGCGGTCCCGGACCGTACTGCCCGAACGGTGCCGCCCTCTGA
- a CDS encoding M15 family metallopeptidase — protein sequence MAFSLVLLAGIVLFPVEEGSRPLEQGQLGGKQIPLVVLGGGEGSLTQYDVRSVWLGVGRGAPPGGDETAEMLILDGRAFLAEHGRKSPAPSRALVDVEHAVGLADAARPAAFLSLSPGRPVTLAELNNQIISRLSGPAFVLGVGELVDISWRGKARGVLAGYVAPPGSHPLGGARDGAGEGEILWLETPVPFRPVMTPQETVAAARDGCARTSPAALGPGARFVSAAVYAWPSQKTKPAQDIVDPPLVDLSVFAPDIMQDVRYATPYNFTGQTIYPAARCYLARPVAERLSRVNRALMRQGYRLKVFDGYRPTSAHWRLWELAENRDYLASPWSGSRHSRGAAVDLTLVTLDGRPLEMPTEFDAFSDKAHRQAPMRETVRHNLEILTRALVAENFYPLPNEWWHFDYLGWAAFPLRDIPLD from the coding sequence ATGGCATTCTCCCTGGTCCTTCTGGCGGGGATTGTCCTTTTCCCGGTCGAGGAGGGTTCGCGTCCGTTAGAGCAAGGGCAGCTTGGCGGGAAGCAGATCCCCCTTGTGGTGCTGGGGGGCGGGGAGGGATCCCTGACCCAGTACGATGTACGGTCCGTCTGGCTTGGTGTGGGGCGTGGCGCGCCGCCCGGAGGGGATGAGACGGCGGAGATGCTGATCCTCGACGGGCGGGCCTTTCTGGCGGAACACGGGCGTAAGAGCCCCGCGCCCTCGCGGGCGCTGGTGGATGTGGAGCATGCCGTCGGCCTGGCGGACGCGGCCCGCCCGGCGGCCTTCCTGTCCCTTTCCCCGGGACGCCCGGTGACGTTGGCGGAGCTGAACAACCAGATTATCAGCCGCCTGTCGGGCCCGGCCTTTGTCCTTGGGGTGGGCGAACTGGTCGACATCTCCTGGAGGGGGAAGGCCCGCGGGGTGCTGGCCGGGTACGTCGCACCGCCGGGCTCCCACCCTTTGGGCGGCGCCCGGGACGGCGCGGGGGAGGGGGAGATCCTCTGGCTGGAGACACCCGTACCCTTCCGGCCGGTGATGACTCCGCAGGAGACGGTGGCGGCGGCCCGCGACGGCTGCGCACGCACGTCTCCCGCGGCGCTCGGCCCCGGGGCGCGGTTCGTGTCCGCCGCCGTCTATGCCTGGCCGTCGCAAAAGACGAAGCCGGCGCAGGATATCGTGGATCCGCCGCTGGTCGACCTGAGCGTGTTCGCCCCGGACATCATGCAGGACGTCCGCTATGCCACGCCCTATAATTTCACCGGACAAACCATTTACCCGGCGGCCCGGTGTTACCTGGCACGACCGGTGGCGGAGCGGCTGTCGCGGGTCAACCGGGCGTTGATGCGGCAGGGATACCGCCTTAAGGTCTTTGACGGCTACCGGCCCACCTCGGCCCACTGGCGGCTCTGGGAACTGGCCGAGAACAGGGACTACCTGGCGAGCCCCTGGAGCGGGTCGCGGCACAGCCGCGGAGCCGCGGTTGATTTAACCCTGGTCACCCTGGACGGGCGCCCGTTGGAGATGCCCACCGAGTTTGACGCCTTTTCCGATAAGGCCCACCGGCAGGCGCCGATGCGGGAGACGGTCCGCCACAATCTGGAGATCCTGACGCGGGCGCTGGTCGCGGAGAACTTCTATCCCCTGCCCAACGAGTGGTGGCATTTTGATTACCTGGGCTGGGCCGCTTTTCCCCTGCGTGACATCCCGCTCGATTAA
- a CDS encoding alpha-hydroxy-acid oxidizing protein, producing the protein MDLEAMRKVARERMQGYCRVCPVCDGRVCAGEVPGMGGVGTGAGFKANLEALARLHLNMRTIHDAVDPDTRLTLFGEELATPILAAPITGTPYNMGGALTEREFIGAIVTGSRMAGSLGFTGDGADPAMYDSGLEAVAAEDGRGVPIIKPRAQEAIRQRLARAEEAGARAAGVDIDGAGLVTMALKGQPVGPKTLGELGEVIAATRLPFILKGVMTVDEAELAVEAGAAAIVISNHGGRILDHTPGAADVLPQIVRAVGDRITVLADGGVRSGVDALKLLALGARAVLVGRPLVIGAFGGGADGVRLILEKMTAELKQAMILTGCRNLAEVGPRVLYRGD; encoded by the coding sequence ATGGACCTGGAGGCAATGCGCAAGGTTGCCAGGGAGAGGATGCAGGGCTACTGCCGGGTCTGCCCCGTCTGTGACGGGCGGGTCTGCGCCGGCGAGGTGCCGGGAATGGGGGGTGTCGGCACAGGGGCCGGCTTCAAGGCCAACCTTGAAGCCCTGGCGCGTCTGCACCTTAACATGCGAACCATCCACGATGCGGTCGATCCTGATACCCGCCTCACCCTCTTCGGGGAGGAGCTGGCAACTCCCATCCTGGCCGCCCCGATCACCGGCACCCCGTATAACATGGGCGGGGCCCTGACCGAGCGGGAGTTTATCGGGGCGATCGTGACCGGCAGCCGGATGGCCGGATCCCTCGGCTTTACGGGGGACGGCGCCGACCCAGCGATGTACGACTCCGGTCTGGAGGCCGTCGCCGCCGAGGACGGGCGGGGGGTGCCGATCATCAAGCCCCGGGCGCAGGAGGCGATCCGCCAACGGTTGGCCCGCGCCGAAGAGGCCGGTGCACGGGCGGCGGGGGTCGACATCGACGGCGCCGGCTTGGTCACTATGGCCCTCAAGGGCCAGCCCGTCGGTCCGAAGACCCTTGGGGAGCTGGGCGAGGTTATCGCCGCCACCCGCTTGCCGTTCATTCTTAAAGGTGTGATGACGGTCGACGAGGCGGAACTGGCCGTGGAGGCCGGGGCGGCCGCCATCGTGATCTCCAACCACGGAGGCCGCATCCTGGACCATACCCCCGGAGCGGCCGACGTCCTCCCGCAAATCGTCCGCGCCGTCGGCGACCGCATTACCGTCCTGGCGGACGGGGGCGTGCGATCCGGAGTGGACGCCTTGAAGCTCCTCGCTCTCGGCGCCCGCGCGGTGCTCGTCGGCCGCCCGCTGGTTATCGGCGCCTTCGGGGGCGGGGCCGACGGCGTGCGCTTGATCCTCGAAAAAATGACCGCCGAACTGAAACAGGCCATGATCCTGACCGGATGCCGAAACCTGGCGGAGGTCGGTCCCCGGGTCCTCTACCGCGGCGACTGA
- a CDS encoding molybdopterin molybdotransferase MoeA — MDLFRAYTIERAVAALREHIAPVSKSETVGLREAFGRILAEDVTAPDDVPGFDRATMDGFAVRARDTFGASEGLPAYLQVTGEVLMGHPPAGELAPGQAFRIATGGMLPDGADAVVMVEYTEDLDGTTIGVTRPVAPGENTVRRGDDIAAGERLLSAGRRLRAQDVGLLAAAGVARVPVRRRLRVGIITTGDEVIPVEENPEPGQVRDVNSYTTQGMVLEYGAEPVLYGIIKDDYASLAAAVGRALRETDLVVVTGGSSVGTRDVTARVLNELGEPGIIFHGLAVRPGKPTIGAVIGGRPVLGLPGHPVSAMIVFRLIGAPLLGGDGLMAALRARLTRSLHSQVGKEDYVRVRLIRDGRGEWQADPVLGKSGLIATMVRADGLARIPLEHEGAEAGEIVEVIPF, encoded by the coding sequence TTGGACCTCTTTCGCGCCTACACCATAGAGCGGGCGGTGGCCGCCCTGCGTGAACACATCGCTCCGGTGAGCAAGTCGGAGACCGTCGGCCTGCGCGAGGCCTTCGGCCGGATACTGGCGGAGGACGTCACGGCTCCGGACGACGTGCCCGGTTTCGACCGGGCGACGATGGACGGCTTCGCCGTCCGGGCCCGGGACACGTTCGGGGCATCCGAGGGCCTTCCGGCTTACCTGCAGGTGACCGGTGAGGTGCTGATGGGTCACCCTCCCGCGGGTGAACTGGCCCCGGGGCAGGCCTTCCGCATCGCCACCGGGGGCATGCTGCCGGACGGCGCGGACGCTGTGGTAATGGTGGAGTATACCGAGGATCTGGACGGGACGACCATCGGGGTCACCCGCCCGGTGGCGCCCGGCGAGAACACGGTCCGGCGGGGCGACGATATCGCCGCCGGGGAAAGGCTGCTCTCCGCGGGAAGACGTTTGCGGGCCCAGGACGTGGGGCTGCTCGCGGCGGCGGGCGTGGCCCGGGTGCCGGTGCGCCGGCGTCTGCGCGTGGGCATCATCACGACCGGGGACGAGGTCATCCCGGTGGAGGAAAACCCGGAACCGGGGCAGGTGCGCGACGTCAACTCGTACACCACTCAGGGTATGGTCCTGGAGTATGGTGCCGAACCCGTCCTTTACGGGATTATCAAGGACGACTACGCCAGCCTGGCGGCGGCGGTCGGCCGGGCCCTGCGGGAGACGGACCTGGTGGTAGTTACCGGCGGCAGCTCGGTGGGGACACGGGACGTGACGGCGCGTGTCCTGAACGAGCTGGGCGAGCCGGGGATCATCTTCCACGGCCTGGCCGTACGCCCCGGGAAACCGACGATCGGCGCCGTCATCGGCGGGCGTCCCGTCCTGGGGCTTCCCGGGCACCCGGTCTCCGCCATGATCGTGTTCCGCCTGATCGGTGCCCCCCTGCTCGGCGGTGACGGCCTTATGGCCGCCCTGCGGGCCCGCCTGACTCGCTCCCTGCACTCCCAGGTCGGTAAGGAGGACTACGTCCGGGTGCGGCTGATACGCGACGGCCGGGGCGAGTGGCAGGCCGACCCCGTCTTGGGCAAGTCGGGTTTGATCGCCACCATGGTCCGCGCCGACGGCCTGGCGCGGATCCCCCTGGAACACGAGGGCGCGGAGGCGGGGGAGATAGTGGAGGTTATACCCTTTTAA